The Deltaproteobacteria bacterium genome window below encodes:
- a CDS encoding zinc ribbon domain-containing protein: protein MPVYEYECTKCGAQLEVFQKISDPPITKCEACNGRLKKLISQSTFHLKGTGWYVTDYASKNKGGETRKKSSSGDHSSSTAKTKEGSGNSPSKNPSSSTGAGE from the coding sequence ATGCCGGTATATGAATACGAATGCACCAAGTGCGGCGCTCAATTGGAGGTGTTTCAGAAGATATCCGATCCACCCATCACGAAATGTGAAGCGTGCAACGGAAGACTCAAGAAACTGATTTCCCAGAGCACGTTTCACCTGAAGGGGACGGGATGGTATGTGACCGACTATGCCTCAAAAAACAAGGGAGGCGAGACGAGAAAAAAGAGTTCCTCCGGGGACCACTCATCGTCAACGGCAAAGACCAAAGAGGGTTCCGGCAATTCGCCATCGAAGAACCCTTCATCCTCCACCGGCGCAGGGGAGTGA
- a CDS encoding TIGR01212 family radical SAM protein (This family includes YhcC from E. coli K-12, an uncharacterized radical SAM protein.), translating to MSDKAYYDYNTYLRSIFGERVQKIPLDAGMGCPNRDGTISEKGCIYCDSRGSGTGAWIRHGLSIPEQVRRGREFALRRYGAKKYIAYFQSFTNTYASPDRLRDLYDQALEFPGMVGLSVATRADCVNREVLELLRSYQKDYLVWVEYGLQSAHDETLLRINRGHDLACFEQALALTAEFGIPVCVHVILGLPGEDKEMMQATALYLSRQPVHGVKIHSLYVVKGTPLAQAYEAGEYRCLERDEYVDLVVDFIERLPAGIVIQRLTGDPIKAELVAPKWTLEKSITLQLIRDAFVRRRTRQGRFFR from the coding sequence GTGTCGGATAAGGCCTATTACGATTACAACACTTATCTCCGATCCATCTTCGGGGAACGGGTCCAAAAGATCCCCCTGGACGCAGGGATGGGCTGCCCGAATCGGGACGGGACGATCTCTGAAAAGGGGTGTATATATTGCGATTCCCGGGGATCGGGTACCGGAGCCTGGATCCGCCACGGCCTCTCCATCCCCGAGCAGGTTCGCCGGGGACGGGAGTTCGCCCTGAGAAGGTACGGAGCGAAAAAGTATATCGCCTATTTTCAGTCGTTTACAAACACCTATGCATCTCCGGACCGCCTGCGGGATCTCTATGATCAGGCCCTCGAATTTCCGGGCATGGTGGGTCTTTCCGTGGCGACGCGGGCCGATTGTGTCAACCGGGAGGTCCTTGAACTTCTCCGATCTTACCAGAAAGACTACCTGGTCTGGGTGGAATACGGCCTGCAATCGGCCCACGATGAGACCCTCTTGAGGATCAACAGGGGGCATGACCTGGCCTGCTTCGAACAGGCCCTTGCCCTTACGGCTGAGTTCGGCATACCCGTCTGCGTGCATGTCATTCTCGGTCTGCCGGGGGAAGACAAGGAGATGATGCAGGCAACCGCCCTTTATCTGTCACGGCAGCCCGTCCACGGGGTGAAAATCCATTCCCTTTACGTGGTCAAGGGGACCCCTCTGGCCCAGGCTTACGAGGCCGGGGAATACAGATGCCTGGAGAGGGATGAATACGTTGATCTTGTGGTGGATTTCATTGAGAGGCTCCCGGCCGGCATCGTGATCCAGAGGCTTACCGGAGATCCGATAAAAGCCGAGTTGGTCGCCCCAAAGTGGACCCTGGAAAAATCCATCACCCTCCAGCTTATCAGGGACGCCTTTGTGCGACGCCGCACCCGGCAGGGTCGGTTTTTCAGGTGA
- the fabD gene encoding ACP S-malonyltransferase, with the protein MTRKIAFLFPGQGSQYVGMGLHMAETFQEAKEVFEQADEICRKPISRFCFEGPMEELTLTVNLQPAVTAVSLSCLAALLQAGIRPEVVAGHSLGEYAALVAAGVLSREGALALVQKRGELMHREALAHPGAMAAIIGLPIEEVRMIVDEARDTGVLGIANHNTAEQIVITGERDPVSRAVVLAKERKARAVPLKVSGAWHSRLMENAVKDFRSFMEDVSFSEPRCPVLFNATAEEETDPRKIKDLMANQLISPVRWYDIILRMHREGIDAFVEVGPKNVLSGLVKKILPPDQEDILLHNVGDPKGLHSLLDALK; encoded by the coding sequence GTGACCCGAAAGATCGCATTTCTTTTTCCAGGCCAGGGTTCCCAGTATGTCGGGATGGGTCTTCATATGGCCGAGACCTTTCAGGAGGCCAAGGAAGTATTTGAGCAGGCGGACGAAATTTGCCGGAAACCGATCTCCAGGTTCTGCTTCGAAGGACCCATGGAAGAACTGACCCTCACCGTGAACCTTCAACCCGCCGTTACCGCCGTGAGCCTTTCCTGCCTTGCCGCTCTCCTGCAAGCCGGAATCCGACCTGAAGTGGTGGCTGGACACAGCCTGGGGGAGTATGCTGCTCTCGTGGCGGCCGGGGTCCTCTCCCGAGAAGGTGCCCTTGCCCTGGTTCAGAAGCGGGGAGAGTTGATGCACCGGGAGGCCCTCGCCCATCCGGGGGCCATGGCAGCTATCATAGGCTTGCCCATCGAAGAGGTCCGGATGATCGTGGATGAGGCCAGGGACACGGGGGTCCTGGGAATCGCCAACCACAATACGGCTGAGCAGATCGTGATCACAGGTGAACGGGACCCGGTATCCCGCGCCGTCGTCCTGGCGAAGGAAAGGAAGGCCAGGGCCGTTCCTCTGAAGGTGAGCGGTGCATGGCACAGCCGCTTGATGGAAAATGCAGTAAAGGATTTTCGGAGCTTCATGGAGGATGTCTCTTTTTCCGAGCCGAGGTGCCCTGTTCTTTTCAATGCAACCGCGGAAGAGGAGACCGATCCCCGGAAAATCAAAGACCTCATGGCCAATCAACTCATAAGCCCGGTCCGGTGGTACGATATCATCCTCCGGATGCACAGGGAGGGGATCGACGCCTTCGTTGAAGTGGGTCCCAAGAATGTCCTCTCCGGGCTGGTGAAGAAAATCCTTCCCCCTGACCAGGAAGACATCCTCCTCCACAACGTGGGGGACCCGAAAGGACTTCATTCCCTCCTTGATGCACTGAAATAG
- a CDS encoding threonine-phosphate decarboxylase, whose protein sequence is MMETIKPHKHGGLEGLCLENPVLDFSVNLNPLGPPEIIRRCWKELIHGIEGYPSLEGRGVNDYFEKKFQLDPEGVLAGNGSTEIIYLTARVLGVKRTLVVVPSYYDYQRASLLAGTRVHLFPLRADEHFSPDPEALSAALQEADALWLGHPNNPTGSLFPENLLHELAGAYPEKWIIVDEAFMPFAENGKVRSLIRGHLEKNILVIQSLTKFYALAGLRLGAIVAHPEVISRLRAAKEPWTVNGLAERIAPLLLRCPKYEERTRVLVGRERRRLLRHLSSLPGLEVYPSAANYLLCRWKSTPGFEDLLKHLLERGIYVRDCRNFTGLEDRYFRIAVRQPGDNDRLISALSSFPGMENG, encoded by the coding sequence ATGATGGAAACGATAAAACCCCACAAGCATGGGGGGCTGGAAGGTCTCTGCCTGGAGAACCCGGTGCTTGATTTCAGCGTAAACCTCAACCCCTTGGGGCCGCCGGAGATCATCCGCCGATGCTGGAAGGAATTGATCCACGGCATTGAGGGTTACCCGAGCCTGGAAGGCCGGGGAGTGAACGACTACTTCGAGAAGAAGTTCCAGCTCGATCCCGAAGGCGTTCTGGCCGGGAACGGCTCGACGGAGATAATCTACCTCACCGCCCGCGTCCTGGGCGTCAAGCGGACCCTGGTTGTCGTGCCCTCCTATTACGACTACCAGCGGGCATCCCTCCTGGCGGGAACCCGGGTCCACCTGTTTCCGCTCCGGGCCGATGAGCATTTCTCCCCGGACCCGGAGGCCCTTTCCGCGGCCCTCCAAGAAGCCGACGCCCTTTGGTTGGGGCACCCGAACAATCCCACGGGGAGTCTTTTCCCTGAAAATCTGCTCCATGAGCTTGCCGGGGCCTACCCGGAAAAGTGGATCATCGTGGACGAGGCCTTCATGCCCTTTGCGGAGAACGGGAAGGTTCGGAGCCTGATTCGGGGACACCTGGAGAAAAACATCCTGGTGATCCAGTCCCTCACGAAATTTTACGCCCTCGCCGGGTTGCGTCTCGGGGCGATCGTGGCCCACCCTGAGGTCATCTCCCGCCTGAGGGCGGCCAAGGAACCCTGGACCGTGAACGGCCTTGCGGAGCGAATCGCCCCCTTGCTCCTCCGATGCCCGAAGTACGAGGAAAGGACCCGTGTCCTCGTAGGCAGGGAGCGCCGCCGCCTCTTGAGGCACCTTTCCTCCCTGCCCGGCCTTGAGGTTTATCCTTCCGCTGCAAATTACCTCCTGTGCCGGTGGAAAAGTACCCCGGGATTCGAGGACCTGCTCAAGCACCTCCTTGAGCGGGGAATCTACGTGCGGGATTGCAGGAACTTCACCGGGCTCGAAGACCGATACTTCCGTATCGCAGTCCGCCAACCAGGGGACAACGACCGACTGATCTCCGCCCTTTCTTCCTTCCCCGGGATGGAAAATGGCTGA
- a CDS encoding electron transfer flavoprotein subunit alpha/FixB family protein yields MAQGVMAIAEQRDGELRKISYEVVSEARRLADALGQEVIAVLLGANVKDKAGELGQYGADKVIVAEDPRLDPYTTDAYTAVLAEVVKANDPAVLIMGASVQGKDLAGRLSARLGVGMAQDCTAFSIEDGNLVAVRPIYAGKAYAKVTFKDGYPQMATARPNVMAVNEPDSSRSAEIQEAAVTLDDAALKTKVVEVIRDESGKIDLTEADKIVSGGRGVKGPEGFKVLEDLAAVIGASVGASRSAVDAGWRDHTDQVGQTGKVVSPNLYIACGISGAIQHLAGMSTSKVIVAINKDPDAPIFQKSDYGVVDDLFKVLPPLTEEVKKYL; encoded by the coding sequence ATGGCACAAGGAGTAATGGCGATAGCTGAACAAAGAGACGGAGAACTCCGTAAAATATCATATGAAGTAGTGAGCGAAGCAAGACGGCTCGCGGACGCCCTGGGACAGGAGGTGATTGCCGTCCTTTTGGGTGCCAATGTAAAGGACAAGGCAGGGGAACTCGGTCAATACGGAGCCGACAAGGTCATTGTGGCTGAGGATCCGCGTCTGGACCCCTATACCACGGATGCCTATACGGCGGTTCTGGCCGAAGTGGTCAAGGCCAACGATCCGGCCGTGTTGATCATGGGAGCCTCGGTACAGGGTAAGGATCTTGCAGGTCGGCTCTCCGCACGTCTCGGTGTGGGTATGGCACAGGATTGCACCGCATTTTCCATCGAAGACGGCAACCTGGTCGCCGTACGACCCATCTATGCCGGAAAGGCCTATGCCAAGGTAACCTTCAAGGACGGTTACCCACAGATGGCCACCGCCAGGCCCAATGTCATGGCCGTTAACGAGCCCGATTCATCCAGGTCGGCTGAAATCCAGGAAGCGGCCGTCACCCTTGATGATGCCGCCCTGAAGACCAAGGTGGTGGAAGTTATCAGGGATGAGAGCGGCAAGATCGATCTCACCGAAGCCGACAAGATTGTTTCCGGTGGCAGGGGAGTCAAGGGCCCCGAGGGCTTCAAGGTCCTTGAAGACCTGGCCGCCGTGATCGGCGCGTCCGTCGGCGCTTCCCGCTCGGCTGTGGATGCGGGCTGGAGGGACCATACGGACCAGGTCGGCCAGACGGGAAAGGTCGTCTCGCCCAATCTGTACATCGCCTGCGGCATTTCAGGGGCCATTCAGCACCTGGCAGGTATGAGCACATCCAAGGTGATCGTGGCCATCAATAAGGATCCCGATGCACCCATCTTCCAGAAATCCGACTACGGTGTGGTGGACGATCTTTTCAAGGTCCTTCCCCCGCTTACTGAAGAGGTGAAAAAATACCTCTGA
- a CDS encoding DUF507 family protein, translated as MRRFDSGRVQDKLLNRLERKEKQEAFQRDRFFKFKLPEIQSRLTQALLMEKIVETSNPGALSELLGQGLKKYLRINEFDYKYFTAPIRNLIPRPNPISLFLTQYILEVVINDPNVVDVYGTDIEIYKTVNNVVTQINLKFERTENEILQHLARNKALTPGSKDYDIALEQLFRKKMGDPQQG; from the coding sequence ATGAGAAGATTCGACAGTGGGAGGGTGCAGGATAAGCTCCTGAACCGTCTTGAGAGAAAAGAGAAACAGGAGGCCTTTCAGCGGGACAGGTTCTTTAAATTCAAATTGCCGGAGATTCAGAGCAGGTTGACCCAGGCCCTGCTCATGGAAAAGATCGTCGAGACCAGCAACCCAGGCGCCCTGTCGGAGCTTCTGGGTCAGGGCCTCAAGAAGTATTTGAGGATCAATGAATTTGATTACAAGTATTTCACGGCCCCTATTCGAAACCTCATTCCCCGTCCCAACCCCATCTCCCTTTTCCTGACCCAATACATTTTGGAAGTAGTCATTAACGATCCGAATGTGGTGGATGTCTATGGAACTGACATCGAAATCTACAAGACGGTTAACAATGTGGTGACGCAGATCAATCTGAAATTCGAAAGGACCGAAAACGAGATTCTCCAGCACCTGGCCCGGAACAAGGCCCTTACCCCCGGTTCCAAGGATTATGATATCGCCCTGGAGCAACTTTTCCGAAAGAAGATGGGAGATCCCCAGCAGGGATGA
- a CDS encoding electron transfer flavoprotein subunit beta/FixA family protein yields MNIIVCIKQVPDTETQIKIASDGKSIDQSDIKWVMNPYDEFGVEEALKIKEKFGGEVTVIGLGPKRVTESLRTALAMGADKAVLISDPALEGSDSIATAKALAAAIKGLEFDIIFTGQRGVDEDNGLVGAALAEFLDIPQFSIITKVEVAEDGKSVKVQRPVEGQTLVIESSLPALITAQKGLNEPRYASLPGIMKAKKKPLEEKTLADLGLDASEFGEGARKLQILELTPPPARQAGKIIDGDSPEAKAAELAKLLHEEAKVI; encoded by the coding sequence GTGAACATCATCGTATGTATAAAACAAGTTCCGGATACGGAGACCCAGATCAAGATCGCTTCGGATGGAAAAAGCATTGACCAAAGCGATATCAAGTGGGTGATGAACCCCTATGATGAATTCGGCGTCGAAGAAGCTTTGAAAATCAAAGAAAAATTCGGAGGGGAAGTCACGGTGATCGGATTGGGCCCCAAGAGGGTAACGGAATCCCTTCGTACCGCGCTGGCCATGGGGGCCGACAAGGCCGTACTGATCAGCGATCCCGCCCTTGAGGGGAGCGATTCCATCGCCACGGCCAAGGCCCTTGCGGCCGCCATCAAGGGGCTTGAGTTTGACATCATCTTTACGGGCCAGCGGGGCGTGGATGAGGACAACGGATTGGTGGGCGCCGCCCTGGCCGAATTCCTGGATATTCCCCAGTTTTCCATCATTACGAAGGTGGAGGTGGCCGAAGACGGAAAGAGCGTCAAGGTGCAAAGGCCCGTAGAAGGACAGACCCTGGTCATCGAGTCATCCCTCCCGGCCCTTATTACCGCCCAGAAAGGTCTGAATGAGCCCAGATATGCTTCCCTGCCCGGGATCATGAAAGCCAAGAAGAAACCTCTTGAGGAGAAAACCCTTGCGGACCTCGGCCTGGATGCCTCTGAATTCGGCGAGGGAGCCAGGAAACTACAGATCCTTGAGCTGACTCCTCCCCCGGCCAGACAGGCCGGCAAGATCATTGACGGCGATTCACCGGAGGCCAAGGCGGCGGAACTGGCAAAGTTGCTTCACGAGGAGGCCAAGGTCATCTAA
- the cobS gene encoding adenosylcobinamide-GDP ribazoletransferase, which produces MRGLVTALRTLTVIPVPGKEGEHLSDSLPWFPVAGLALGALFYLLARLWLEILGDSWSSGGGALILFETIILTRGLHLDGLADWADALGIRKGRKQRLAVMKDPHLGSFGVLALISLLLLKWAALSRLLASGSILWLLAIGTVSRGMMVELITTLPYARSGEGTARPFLEGARPKHRFLAFSITLALCLWPGPVGLVLFGAGWIVTHIMRYFYKKGFGGITGDLLGANCEIVETVLLFLCALPGERLLPVTGWSWLQ; this is translated from the coding sequence ATGCGCGGCCTCGTTACGGCCCTCCGAACCCTGACGGTAATACCCGTACCGGGGAAGGAGGGCGAGCATCTCTCCGATTCCCTGCCTTGGTTTCCGGTTGCAGGCTTGGCTCTGGGCGCCCTTTTTTATCTTCTCGCCCGCCTTTGGCTGGAGATATTGGGTGATTCCTGGTCCTCCGGAGGCGGTGCGCTCATCCTGTTTGAAACCATAATCCTTACAAGGGGACTCCACCTCGACGGACTGGCGGATTGGGCCGACGCCCTGGGCATCCGTAAAGGAAGAAAGCAAAGACTCGCCGTCATGAAAGATCCCCATCTGGGAAGCTTCGGGGTCCTGGCCCTCATCAGTCTTCTTCTCTTGAAATGGGCCGCTCTTTCGAGGTTGCTTGCCTCAGGGTCGATCCTCTGGCTGTTGGCGATCGGAACCGTTTCAAGGGGCATGATGGTCGAGTTGATCACCACCCTTCCCTATGCGCGTTCGGGGGAAGGCACGGCTCGTCCCTTCCTGGAGGGTGCGCGCCCCAAGCACAGGTTCCTGGCCTTCTCTATCACCCTTGCCCTTTGCCTGTGGCCGGGTCCGGTGGGTTTGGTGCTCTTCGGAGCGGGATGGATCGTCACCCACATCATGAGATACTTCTATAAAAAGGGATTCGGGGGAATCACGGGAGATCTACTTGGTGCCAACTGCGAAATCGTTGAGACGGTCCTCCTTTTCCTTTGCGCATTGCCCGGGGAACGACTGCTTCCCGTGACAGGCTGGAGTTGGCTGCAATGA
- the cobD gene encoding cobalamin biosynthesis protein CobD, protein MAETIAVLFSAYLLDLVIGDPVYSAHPIRLLGYGISRMERVLRGLGLGGRGGGILLAGIMGIFFPGACIGLERLFSCLDPWIGALFKVYLCYSFLALGDLFRHVRPVIGHLSLDHLLLARKQISLVVGREVDRLDKFAVARAAVETLAENFVDGFLSPLFWYLAGAHISLLTRTPPCTTALFFMALFKTASTLDSMVGYRNERYRHFGWAGAKLDDAMNFLPARISLGLLFAGAVFSGARPVKGLKTALRDRLKHDSPNSAHAESFLAGALEIRLGGPTRYPGGVKNRPWLGTGTEKVQPAHIKKTLTLLTFSAWISICIGMVPFLLVY, encoded by the coding sequence ATGGCTGAAACGATCGCGGTTCTTTTCTCGGCCTACCTGCTGGATCTTGTTATCGGAGATCCCGTGTATTCCGCTCATCCCATTCGGCTCCTGGGATACGGTATTTCACGCATGGAACGGGTATTGCGGGGTCTCGGTTTGGGGGGAAGGGGGGGAGGGATTCTGCTCGCAGGAATTATGGGGATCTTCTTTCCCGGAGCCTGTATCGGTCTCGAAAGACTTTTCTCTTGCCTCGACCCATGGATCGGTGCCCTGTTTAAGGTATACCTCTGTTATTCATTCCTGGCCCTGGGCGACCTATTCCGCCATGTCAGGCCGGTTATCGGTCACCTTTCCCTGGATCACCTTCTTCTTGCCAGAAAGCAAATCAGTCTCGTGGTAGGGCGGGAGGTGGACCGGCTGGACAAGTTCGCCGTCGCGCGGGCGGCCGTGGAAACGCTGGCCGAAAATTTCGTGGACGGGTTCCTTTCCCCACTGTTCTGGTACCTGGCAGGAGCCCACATTTCCCTTCTCACCCGCACCCCTCCCTGCACGACCGCCCTTTTTTTCATGGCCTTGTTCAAGACGGCCAGCACGCTGGATTCCATGGTCGGGTACCGGAATGAACGTTACCGGCATTTCGGATGGGCCGGGGCAAAGTTGGACGATGCCATGAATTTCCTGCCCGCCAGGATCTCCCTGGGTCTGCTCTTTGCGGGTGCGGTGTTTTCGGGAGCGCGACCTGTCAAGGGATTGAAAACAGCCCTTCGAGACCGGTTGAAGCATGATTCTCCCAATTCCGCCCACGCGGAAAGTTTCCTGGCCGGAGCCCTGGAGATCCGCCTGGGCGGCCCAACCCGGTACCCGGGAGGTGTCAAAAACCGGCCTTGGCTGGGAACCGGGACGGAAAAGGTCCAACCCGCTCATATAAAAAAGACATTGACCCTCCTGACCTTTTCCGCCTGGATATCCATTTGTATCGGCATGGTTCCTTTTCTCTTGGTGTATTGA
- a CDS encoding Mut7-C RNAse domain-containing protein, giving the protein MQTEAPRFVADVMLGKLAKWLRVLGYDTRYGRLEEKLSLECIREGRTLLSRRLVILERFPGAFLIRSNHVGEQLREMKASGLLALAPSSRFTRCLACNAPLERADPEAASASVPEYVFHTYTDDLRHCPSCGRYFWPGTHRQRMLETLRRWGL; this is encoded by the coding sequence ATGCAGACTGAAGCACCACGGTTTGTGGCGGACGTCATGCTGGGAAAGCTGGCCAAGTGGCTGCGGGTCCTGGGCTACGATACCCGTTACGGCCGTCTTGAAGAGAAGCTATCCTTGGAATGCATCCGAGAGGGGAGGACTCTTCTTTCCCGGCGTTTGGTGATCTTGGAAAGGTTCCCCGGCGCTTTCCTGATCAGGTCAAATCACGTGGGAGAACAGCTCAGGGAGATGAAGGCGTCGGGTTTGCTTGCTCTGGCCCCTTCGAGTAGGTTCACCCGGTGCCTGGCCTGTAACGCGCCTTTGGAGCGGGCCGATCCCGAGGCGGCCAGCGCAAGTGTTCCGGAATATGTATTCCATACATACACGGACGATCTCCGCCATTGTCCATCCTGCGGCCGTTATTTCTGGCCCGGAACCCATAGGCAACGGATGTTGGAGACCCTCCGCCGTTGGGGACTATGA